From the Manihot esculenta cultivar AM560-2 chromosome 3, M.esculenta_v8, whole genome shotgun sequence genome, one window contains:
- the LOC110612222 gene encoding glutamyl-tRNA(Gln) amidotransferase subunit C, chloroplastic/mitochondrial → MGSRALLLLKLPAPARPLSSFNNRKLSSASELLSRYNCYRTRRCFTKATYGSSLEPPNLPRLAETARISLTPDEVEEFAPKIRQVIDWFGQLQAVDLSSVDPAIRADTEGENLRDDIPQPYEKREAAVAAIPSYEEPYIKVPKVLNKE, encoded by the exons ATGGGAAGCAGAGCACTGTTACTGCTCAAATTACCAGCACCAGCGAGGCCGCTCTCATCTTTCAACAACAGAAAATTGAGCTCTGCTTCAGAGCTACTCAGTCGTTACAATTGTTATAGGACTCGAAGATGCTTCACGAAAGCAACATATGGATCCTCTCTTGAACCCCCAAATTTGCCTCGTTTGGCTGAAACTGCTCGAATTTCTCTTACCCCAGATGAG GTTGAAGAATTCGCTCCCAAAATTCGACAAGTCATTGATTG GTTTGGACAACTTCAAGCGGTTGATCTTAGTAGTGTTGATCCTGCAATTCGAGCAG ATACCGAAGGTGAGAACTTGCGTGATGATATTCCCCAACCATACGAGAAAAG GGAAGCTGCGGTCGCAGCTATTCCAAGCTATGAAGAACCTTATATCAAAGTTCCCAAAGTTCTAAACAAAGAGTAA